The following coding sequences lie in one Melioribacteraceae bacterium genomic window:
- a CDS encoding response regulator: protein MKRMLIIEDDYLTQKVLYRLFHKEFEIETFESAEDFYEGTSGKGFDIIILDISIKGGISGLELTKNFRQSSTYQSTPILCFTAHAFLKDRKTAMDSGIDLFVTKPVPNNVLMNSVKYLLNENRN, encoded by the coding sequence ATGAAGAGGATGTTAATCATAGAGGACGATTACCTTACACAGAAAGTATTATACAGACTTTTTCATAAGGAATTTGAGATAGAGACCTTTGAATCCGCAGAAGATTTTTATGAAGGGACATCAGGCAAAGGATTTGATATAATAATTCTGGATATCTCGATAAAGGGTGGGATTTCGGGATTAGAGTTGACTAAAAATTTCAGGCAATCTTCCACATATCAAAGCACTCCAATTCTCTGTTTTACAGCGCATGCATTTTTAAAGGACAGGAAAACGGCGATGGATTCAGGAATAGATCTATTTGTTACCAAGCCAGTGCCAAATAACGTATTAATGAATTCTGTAAAATATCTATTAAATGAGAACCGGAATTGA